In a genomic window of Amorphus orientalis:
- a CDS encoding phasin: MTEKKTQSTATKDPVKKTAKAADAAIEAAPSAENVTPFPGFATQNLEIPDTVREMAEQHVERARKSYETLKNAAEEATDMMEDAYENTRQGFVDLNLKALDNAKSNTDRAFSFAKEFVAAKSVSEAVELQTKFAREQFESFSSQMKEMQELTTKLASESSAPMKDAWEKTQEKMKVA, encoded by the coding sequence ATGACCGAGAAGAAGACTCAGTCTACCGCGACCAAGGATCCGGTGAAGAAGACGGCCAAGGCCGCTGATGCGGCGATCGAGGCGGCTCCTTCTGCGGAGAACGTGACCCCGTTCCCGGGTTTCGCCACTCAGAACCTCGAGATTCCGGACACTGTCCGCGAGATGGCGGAACAGCACGTCGAACGGGCGCGTAAAAGCTACGAAACTCTCAAGAATGCGGCTGAGGAGGCCACTGACATGATGGAAGACGCTTACGAGAACACCCGCCAGGGCTTTGTCGACCTGAACCTCAAGGCGCTCGACAACGCCAAGTCGAACACCGACCGTGCCTTCTCCTTCGCCAAGGAGTTCGTCGCGGCGAAGTCGGTGTCGGAAGCCGTCGAGCTGCAGACCAAGTTTGCCCGTGAGCAGTTCGAGTCGTTCTCCTCGCAGATGAAGGAGATGCAGGAGCTGACCACGAAGCTCGCTTCCGAGAGCTCCGCTCCGATGAAGGACGCCTGGGAGAAGACCCAGGAGAAGATGAAGGTCGCGTAA
- a CDS encoding phasin: protein MSDNQFEVPEQLRTYAEQSVTQARKAIEDFMKVAQTTVSSVEGSTQQMQAGATDMNKKMLSYAEENISAAFDFAEKMARAKDMEEIMKLQSDFMTARMSAFGEQTREIGDSAAKAASDVGKAANS, encoded by the coding sequence ATGAGTGACAATCAATTCGAGGTGCCGGAGCAGCTCCGGACCTATGCCGAGCAGAGCGTCACGCAGGCGCGCAAGGCGATCGAAGACTTCATGAAAGTGGCGCAGACGACCGTGAGCTCGGTGGAGGGATCCACCCAGCAGATGCAGGCTGGCGCGACGGACATGAACAAGAAGATGCTGTCCTATGCCGAGGAGAACATCTCCGCGGCTTTCGACTTCGCCGAGAAGATGGCGCGGGCGAAGGACATGGAAGAGATCATGAAGCTCCAGTCCGACTTCATGACCGCGCGCATGTCCGCTTTCGGGGAGCAGACCCGCGAAATCGGCGACAGCGCCGCCAAGGCAGCGAGTGACGTGGGCAAGGCCGCCAACAGCTGA
- a CDS encoding PAS domain-containing sensor histidine kinase, whose product MDDAFETFLTLCAHPEIGNAAGDARPVIVVSTARQEVVWANAAGGAVCGLESAHELAGPPSRRTARLARDLSRQVRFIEAASARPALVRLRMGLETVVLSCSIEPIADGNLRPLARCLILAPPFPSASQPNPWSAFAMFAGGASASIVNASGAAVARAVRTPAPDEEMRPVPLGATGLMLRLPAEETEAGSPTAWSLQGDLEPLAASDLGAKAVRAPARETDDPQPAPSEPPATPMRPIRFTWQSDETDRLTYLSPEFSAALGPTDRVVGRGWRDLTRSLGLDPDGSFQAALAARTAWSGTTLMWPQPSLGARVPVDIAGLAIQDPNRSFKGFRGFGLVRPGDLIEDPALGPAAPPEAPHPADAVFSAAEEPALEAVIASEDDQPGEPPHPSNVVRLHGHAEPAPGELHHLSRPEQEAFRMIAAALGARFEGDEASPLDVDTADLSAPLADTPTIVEPPRYMDADEPMPSAFATVSRAPDMRVLDRLPLALIVSQRERIVHVNPAALKLLGYADRRALERSGGLSGVFAEVPAPPEAQDNAILLRKAGGALIPAEVRLHTVPWGEERALLVILRALPADARGEEARMSVDDDDDRNAAQSGIAADTDGDATAEAQISDLLNAVPDAVFVLEPDGTIALANAGAASIFRRPAEAFAGMRLDDLLDEDGGAVVHDLIEEIASGEEPARPRVADDVMGLCRDRGNVPLALSVGLVGTGPRLCAVLRDVARWKTAEARYSEATRAAETANAQKSEMLARISHEIRTPLNAILGFADVMLAEKLGPLGNQRYRDYLRDISISGHHILSLVNDLLDLSKIEAGKLDLSFEPVSVNEIARDCSNLMEPQAEADKVEIRTRLQADLPRILADTRSLRQITLNLLSNAIKFNRTGGVVSLSTFQSDTGAVVLRVSDNGVGMSESDLTAALEPFRRVGGSDKAGTGLGLPLTKALAEANRADFKIRSEPNRGTVVDITFPAPRVLAA is encoded by the coding sequence ATGGACGACGCGTTCGAAACCTTTCTCACCTTGTGTGCGCATCCTGAAATCGGGAATGCGGCGGGCGACGCGCGTCCGGTCATCGTAGTATCGACGGCCCGACAGGAAGTGGTGTGGGCCAACGCTGCCGGCGGCGCCGTGTGCGGTCTGGAGAGTGCGCACGAGCTGGCCGGACCGCCTTCGCGCCGCACGGCGAGGCTCGCCCGCGACCTGAGCCGGCAGGTCCGCTTCATCGAGGCCGCGTCCGCCCGGCCCGCGCTCGTGCGGCTGCGCATGGGGCTGGAGACCGTCGTCCTGTCGTGCAGCATCGAGCCGATCGCCGACGGAAACCTCCGGCCGCTCGCCCGCTGTCTGATTCTCGCTCCGCCGTTCCCATCCGCCTCGCAGCCGAACCCCTGGTCCGCCTTCGCGATGTTCGCCGGAGGCGCGAGCGCAAGCATCGTCAACGCATCGGGCGCCGCGGTCGCGCGAGCCGTGCGGACACCGGCACCCGACGAGGAGATGCGACCGGTCCCACTCGGGGCCACCGGCCTGATGCTGCGCCTTCCCGCCGAGGAGACGGAGGCCGGCAGCCCCACGGCCTGGAGCCTCCAGGGGGATCTCGAACCGCTCGCCGCATCTGATCTCGGGGCCAAGGCGGTGCGCGCGCCGGCCCGGGAGACGGACGACCCGCAGCCCGCGCCGTCCGAACCGCCCGCGACGCCGATGCGGCCGATCCGCTTCACCTGGCAAAGCGACGAAACCGACCGGCTGACCTACCTGTCTCCGGAATTTTCCGCGGCGCTCGGACCGACCGACCGGGTTGTGGGTCGCGGCTGGCGCGATCTGACCCGATCCCTCGGTCTCGATCCCGACGGGTCGTTCCAGGCAGCGCTGGCGGCCCGTACGGCCTGGAGCGGAACGACGCTCATGTGGCCCCAGCCATCGCTCGGGGCTCGGGTTCCGGTCGACATCGCCGGTCTCGCGATCCAGGATCCGAACCGTTCGTTCAAGGGCTTCCGCGGCTTCGGCCTGGTCCGCCCGGGCGACCTGATCGAAGACCCGGCCCTCGGCCCTGCGGCGCCTCCCGAAGCGCCCCATCCGGCCGACGCGGTCTTTTCCGCTGCCGAAGAGCCGGCCCTCGAGGCCGTGATCGCGTCCGAGGACGACCAGCCGGGGGAGCCGCCCCATCCCAGCAACGTGGTCCGCCTGCACGGCCACGCGGAGCCGGCCCCCGGCGAACTGCACCATCTCTCGCGCCCAGAGCAGGAAGCCTTCCGCATGATTGCCGCCGCGCTCGGCGCGCGCTTCGAAGGCGACGAGGCCTCTCCTCTGGACGTGGACACCGCCGATCTGTCTGCACCACTGGCCGATACGCCCACCATCGTCGAACCGCCGCGATATATGGATGCCGACGAGCCGATGCCGTCGGCCTTCGCCACCGTCAGCCGCGCGCCGGACATGCGGGTGCTCGACCGCCTGCCGCTCGCCCTGATCGTCTCCCAGCGCGAGCGGATCGTGCATGTGAACCCGGCCGCGCTGAAGCTTCTGGGCTATGCCGACCGCAGAGCGCTGGAGCGCTCCGGCGGCCTGTCGGGCGTCTTCGCCGAAGTGCCGGCGCCGCCCGAGGCCCAGGACAACGCGATCCTTCTGCGCAAGGCGGGCGGCGCTCTCATCCCGGCGGAAGTCCGCCTTCACACCGTTCCATGGGGAGAGGAGCGCGCTCTGCTCGTGATCCTGCGGGCCCTTCCCGCCGACGCCCGAGGCGAGGAGGCGCGCATGAGCGTGGACGACGACGACGATCGCAACGCAGCACAGTCCGGCATTGCCGCGGATACCGATGGCGACGCGACCGCCGAAGCTCAGATTTCGGATCTCCTGAATGCCGTCCCCGACGCCGTGTTCGTGCTGGAGCCCGACGGCACCATCGCGCTCGCCAACGCCGGCGCTGCCTCCATCTTCCGCCGACCCGCCGAGGCTTTCGCCGGCATGCGGCTCGACGACCTGCTCGACGAGGACGGCGGCGCGGTCGTTCACGACCTGATCGAGGAGATCGCCTCCGGCGAGGAGCCCGCCCGTCCCCGGGTGGCCGACGACGTCATGGGCCTCTGCCGGGATCGCGGAAACGTGCCGCTGGCGCTCTCCGTCGGGCTCGTCGGCACCGGCCCGCGGCTGTGCGCCGTGCTGCGCGACGTGGCGCGCTGGAAGACGGCGGAAGCCCGCTATTCGGAAGCCACCCGCGCGGCGGAAACGGCGAACGCCCAGAAGTCGGAGATGCTGGCCCGGATCAGCCACGAGATCCGCACCCCGCTGAACGCCATTCTCGGGTTCGCGGACGTGATGCTGGCGGAGAAACTCGGCCCGCTCGGGAACCAGCGCTACCGCGATTATCTCCGCGACATCTCCATATCCGGCCACCACATCCTCAGCCTGGTGAACGATCTGCTGGACCTGTCGAAGATCGAGGCCGGCAAGCTGGACCTGTCGTTCGAGCCGGTCTCCGTCAACGAGATCGCCCGCGACTGCAGCAATCTGATGGAGCCCCAGGCCGAGGCCGACAAGGTGGAGATCCGCACGCGCCTGCAGGCCGATCTTCCGCGCATCCTGGCGGACACGCGCTCGCTGAGGCAGATCACGCTCAACCTTCTGTCGAACGCCATCAAGTTCAACCGGACCGGCGGCGTGGTGTCCCTGTCGACCTTCCAGAGCGACACCGGCGCAGTGGTGCTGCGGGTCAGCGACAACGGTGTCGGCATGTCCGAAAGCGACCTGACGGCGGCGCTGGAGCCGTTCCGCCGGGTGGGCGGCTCCGACAAGGCCGGCACCGGGCTCGGCCTGCCGCTGACCAAGGCGCTGGCCGAAGCCAACCGGGCCGATTTCAAGATCCGCTCCGAGCCGAACCGCGGCACCGTCGTGGACATCACCTTCCCCGCCCCGCGCGTGCTGGCGGCCTGA
- a CDS encoding LysE family translocator, whose product MLEVVLVVLSVAVPLMGSPGPSTLSSAAVGSAFGVRAGLAYVAGICLGTSTVVLVVASGVTGIVFAVPGLLPVLTIAAAIYILYLAWKIATAPVTVARDAGTKAPSFLPGYLLAIANPKAYAAFSAILGSTATLGDGSGAFVVLRVAVVVALVFVVNPAWLLLGSAFTRVLSSPRWGRVVNIVFACLLVASMAAVFI is encoded by the coding sequence ATGCTCGAAGTGGTTCTGGTGGTGCTGTCGGTCGCCGTGCCGTTGATGGGAAGCCCGGGCCCGTCGACCCTGTCGTCGGCGGCCGTCGGCTCGGCGTTCGGGGTGCGCGCCGGCCTTGCCTACGTGGCCGGCATCTGTCTTGGCACCTCCACCGTCGTGCTCGTGGTCGCCTCCGGGGTGACCGGCATCGTCTTCGCCGTGCCGGGCCTGTTGCCGGTGCTGACGATCGCCGCCGCCATCTACATTCTCTATCTCGCCTGGAAGATCGCGACCGCGCCGGTCACCGTGGCCCGCGATGCCGGCACCAAGGCGCCGTCCTTCCTGCCGGGGTATCTTCTGGCGATCGCGAACCCGAAGGCCTATGCCGCCTTCAGCGCGATCCTGGGGTCCACCGCCACGCTGGGCGACGGATCCGGCGCCTTCGTCGTGCTGCGCGTCGCGGTGGTCGTCGCCCTGGTGTTCGTGGTGAACCCGGCCTGGCTGCTGCTCGGTTCCGCCTTCACCCGCGTTCTGTCGTCGCCGCGCTGGGGGCGGGTCGTCAACATCGTGTTCGCCTGCCTGCTGGTCGCGTCGATGGCGGCAGTTTTCATCTGA
- a CDS encoding AraC family transcriptional regulator codes for MKDQVRYGGGAAGIERAEIVLVREAYSPHRHDTYALGMTLGGVQAFDYRGAARASVEGNVFVLHPDEVHDGHPGTEAGLAYRALYVAPHLIADALGGGALPFLAEPVSADPRLVRAMRTAMAGFDDAIGEIQATEIVTTLADALAAIARPGAPSAPVRTNRPAMERVAALIDGEPAENVGIAEMEGVSGHDRWTLFRQFPAVYGVSPYRYAVMRRLDRARGLIRAGSSLADAAAAAGFSDQSHLTRQFRATYGFSPGRWRRMVTGQ; via the coding sequence ATGAAGGATCAGGTCCGCTACGGCGGTGGCGCGGCGGGCATCGAGCGCGCCGAGATCGTGCTGGTGCGCGAGGCCTACTCGCCGCATCGTCACGACACCTACGCGCTCGGGATGACGCTCGGCGGCGTCCAGGCCTTCGACTATCGCGGCGCCGCGCGGGCCTCGGTCGAAGGCAACGTGTTCGTGCTCCACCCCGACGAGGTGCACGACGGCCATCCGGGAACCGAAGCCGGCCTCGCCTACCGCGCCCTCTACGTGGCGCCGCACCTGATCGCCGACGCCCTCGGCGGCGGTGCCCTTCCCTTTCTCGCCGAGCCGGTCAGCGCGGATCCGCGGCTCGTTCGAGCGATGCGGACGGCGATGGCCGGCTTCGACGACGCGATCGGCGAGATCCAGGCGACGGAGATCGTCACCACCCTCGCCGACGCCCTCGCCGCGATCGCCCGTCCGGGCGCGCCTTCCGCCCCGGTTCGGACCAACCGCCCGGCGATGGAGCGGGTTGCCGCCCTGATCGACGGCGAACCGGCGGAGAATGTCGGCATCGCGGAGATGGAGGGGGTGAGCGGCCACGACCGCTGGACGCTGTTCCGGCAGTTCCCGGCCGTCTACGGCGTCAGCCCCTATCGCTATGCGGTGATGCGCCGCCTCGACCGGGCCCGTGGCCTGATCCGTGCCGGATCGAGCCTCGCGGACGCGGCCGCCGCGGCCGGGTTCTCCGACCAGAGCCACCTGACGCGGCAGTTCCGCGCCACCTACGGCTTCTCGCCCGGCCGCTGGCGGCGGATGGTGACGGGACAGTAG
- a CDS encoding 2,3-bisphosphoglycerate-dependent phosphoglycerate mutase, whose translation MDRLLVLVRHGQSEWNLKNLFTGWHDVGLTDTGRAEAKKAGELLKADGYKFDVAFTSDLKRAQDTLKIILGELGADNLPVIKDQALNERDYGDLTGLNKDDAREKFGEDQVHIWRRSFDVPPPGGESLKDTAARVLPYYETEIKPKVLAGEKVLVAAHGNSLRALIMEIEGLSGEEIIKRELATGVPIIYRLNKDGSVAEKKDMAG comes from the coding sequence ATGGACCGTCTTCTCGTGCTCGTCCGTCACGGCCAGAGCGAATGGAACCTGAAGAACCTCTTCACCGGCTGGCACGACGTGGGTCTGACGGACACGGGCCGGGCGGAAGCGAAGAAGGCGGGCGAACTCCTCAAGGCCGACGGCTACAAATTCGACGTCGCCTTCACCTCCGATCTGAAGCGCGCCCAGGACACGCTGAAGATCATCCTCGGCGAGCTCGGCGCGGACAACCTGCCGGTCATCAAGGACCAGGCCCTGAACGAGCGCGACTACGGCGACCTGACCGGCCTCAACAAGGACGATGCCCGCGAAAAGTTCGGCGAGGATCAGGTCCACATCTGGCGCCGCTCCTTCGACGTTCCCCCGCCCGGCGGCGAGAGCCTGAAGGATACGGCGGCGCGGGTGCTTCCCTACTACGAGACGGAGATCAAGCCGAAGGTGCTCGCCGGCGAGAAGGTGCTTGTGGCCGCCCACGGCAATTCGCTGCGCGCCCTGATCATGGAGATCGAGGGTCTGTCCGGCGAGGAGATCATCAAGCGCGAACTCGCCACCGGCGTCCCGATCATCTACCGCCTCAACAAAGACGGCTCGGTCGCCGAGAAAAAGGACATGGCGGGCTAA
- the dapB gene encoding 4-hydroxy-tetrahydrodipicolinate reductase: MRLVVVGAAGRMGRVLIRAVTEAEGAVLAGAVERPGAAEIGQDAGTLAGLAPLDVAVTDDPEAAFAAADGVLDFTVPAATVVFAELAAQAGIAHVIGTTGLAASGEQAVADAAARTAIVKSGNMSLGVNLVAGLVEKAARALGPAFDIEILEMHHRKKIDAPSGTALLLGEAAARGRDASLEDEAVYAREGHTGARPEGAIGFATLRGGTVVGEHEVIFAGEGERVVLGHVAEDRSIFARGAVHAALWAHGREPGLYSMADVLGLND, translated from the coding sequence ATGCGTCTCGTCGTCGTCGGCGCGGCCGGCCGGATGGGCCGCGTGCTGATCCGCGCCGTCACAGAAGCCGAGGGTGCCGTGCTTGCCGGCGCGGTGGAGCGTCCGGGGGCGGCCGAGATCGGCCAGGACGCCGGCACCCTTGCCGGCCTCGCGCCGCTGGATGTGGCCGTCACCGACGACCCGGAGGCGGCCTTCGCCGCGGCCGACGGCGTGCTCGATTTCACCGTTCCGGCCGCGACGGTCGTCTTTGCCGAACTCGCCGCCCAGGCGGGCATCGCCCACGTGATCGGAACGACGGGCCTTGCCGCGTCCGGCGAGCAGGCCGTTGCGGATGCAGCCGCCCGCACGGCGATCGTGAAGTCCGGCAACATGAGCCTCGGCGTCAATCTCGTCGCAGGCCTCGTGGAGAAGGCCGCCCGCGCGCTGGGGCCGGCCTTCGACATCGAGATCCTGGAAATGCACCACCGCAAGAAGATCGACGCCCCGTCCGGGACGGCGCTGCTTCTGGGCGAGGCGGCCGCGCGAGGGCGGGATGCCTCGCTCGAAGACGAAGCCGTCTATGCCCGCGAGGGACACACCGGCGCCCGGCCGGAAGGCGCGATCGGCTTCGCCACCCTGCGCGGCGGCACGGTGGTCGGCGAGCACGAGGTGATCTTCGCCGGCGAGGGCGAGCGGGTCGTCCTCGGCCACGTCGCGGAAGACCGCTCGATCTTCGCGCGCGGCGCCGTTCATGCAGCCCTGTGGGCCCATGGCCGGGAGCCGGGCCTCTATTCCATGGCGGACGTGCTGGGCCTCAATGACTAG
- a CDS encoding DUF1330 domain-containing protein, translated as MAKGYWIGRVTVTDPDAYKTYVEANAEAFKAYGARFLVRGGAYEVPEGEGRERNVVIEFPSYQAAIDCWHSDAYQHARSFRLNAGAADLVVIEGYEGPQPEES; from the coding sequence ATGGCCAAGGGTTACTGGATCGGGCGGGTGACGGTGACCGACCCCGACGCCTACAAGACATATGTCGAGGCCAACGCCGAAGCGTTCAAAGCCTATGGCGCGCGCTTCCTTGTGCGCGGCGGCGCCTACGAGGTGCCGGAAGGAGAGGGCCGCGAGCGCAACGTGGTGATCGAGTTCCCGTCCTATCAGGCCGCCATCGACTGCTGGCATTCCGACGCCTATCAGCACGCGCGCTCGTTCCGCCTGAACGCGGGCGCGGCCGATCTCGTGGTCATCGAAGGCTACGAAGGCCCTCAGCCTGAAGAGAGCTGA
- the mutS gene encoding DNA mismatch repair protein MutS has product MMDASANAGGAKATPMMEQYIEIKAANPDCLLFYRMGDFYELFFDDAVEASRSLGITLTKRGKHLGDDIPMCGVPVHAADDYLQKLIALGHRVAVCEQTEDPAEAKKRGSKSVVKRDVIRLVTPGTLTEETLLDAGRANNLLAVARLKAGPGGEEAVYGLAWIDISTGAFRLAETTATALSGEIARIDPREVVLSEQAADEPEIAAAVSYVDAAVTPVARALFDGATAAERIARYFQVAAVEAFGSFSRAELSAAAAALAYVEKTQIGVRPPLDPPAHDGVGAAMAIDPATRANLELVRTLSGERKGSLVAAIDRTITGAGSRLLSERIASPLTDPDAISERHDAVAAFLDDDALRAEVRGLLAGLPDMPRALSRLALDRGGPRDLGALREGLGTACMLAERLKRADAPLPAELATVAAALSDLPEDVADELERVLEDELPVTGRDGGFVRPGVEPDLDEARTLRDESRRVIASLQATYAEETGIKSLKIKHNAVLGWFVEVTALHAEKLMAEVQTGESRFRHRQTMAGAMRFTTVELAELEAKIASAADRALALETAMFRRLRDRVVEAGPAIKQAAAGLARLDVAAAFAELAADQRYARPHVDRSLTFSIEGGRHPVVEQALAAAASDPFVANDCDLGPPEGSDAGRIVLVTGPNMGGKSTFLRQNALIAILAQAGAYVPAVRAEIGVVDRLFSRVGAADDLARGRSTFMVEMVETAAILNQAGPRALVILDEIGRGTATYDGLSIAWAAIEHLHEVNRSRSLFATHYHELTALADRLDRCFNVTMRVKEWKGDVVFLHEVVAGAADRSYGIQVAKLAGLPKAVVGRARDVLAQLEASDRKSERAELVDDLPLFSATLARHDPAPAHDLLRETLAGLHPDDMSPREALDALYRLKAAANNKDKEK; this is encoded by the coding sequence ATGATGGACGCGAGTGCGAACGCCGGCGGCGCCAAGGCGACGCCGATGATGGAGCAGTATATCGAGATCAAGGCGGCCAATCCGGACTGCCTGCTGTTCTATCGCATGGGGGATTTCTACGAGCTCTTCTTCGACGATGCGGTCGAAGCCTCGCGCTCGCTCGGCATCACGCTCACCAAGCGGGGCAAGCACCTCGGCGACGACATCCCCATGTGCGGCGTGCCGGTCCATGCCGCCGACGATTACCTGCAGAAGCTGATCGCGCTCGGCCATCGGGTGGCCGTCTGCGAGCAGACGGAGGATCCGGCCGAGGCCAAGAAGCGCGGCTCCAAGTCGGTGGTGAAGCGCGACGTGATCCGTCTCGTCACGCCGGGCACGCTGACCGAGGAAACGCTGCTCGATGCCGGGCGCGCCAACAACCTGCTCGCGGTCGCGCGGCTGAAAGCCGGCCCGGGCGGCGAGGAGGCGGTCTACGGCCTCGCCTGGATCGATATCTCCACCGGCGCCTTCCGCCTTGCCGAGACGACGGCCACGGCGCTCTCGGGCGAGATCGCCCGCATCGATCCGCGGGAGGTCGTGCTGTCTGAGCAGGCCGCCGACGAGCCGGAGATCGCGGCCGCTGTCTCCTATGTCGACGCGGCGGTGACGCCGGTGGCCCGCGCGCTCTTCGATGGCGCCACCGCCGCCGAGCGGATCGCCCGCTATTTCCAGGTCGCAGCCGTCGAGGCCTTCGGGTCCTTCTCCCGTGCCGAGCTGTCGGCCGCGGCCGCCGCACTCGCCTATGTGGAGAAGACCCAGATCGGGGTGCGCCCGCCGCTGGACCCGCCGGCCCACGACGGGGTCGGCGCGGCGATGGCGATCGATCCCGCCACCCGCGCCAATCTGGAACTCGTCCGCACGCTCTCCGGCGAGCGCAAGGGCTCCCTGGTCGCCGCCATCGACCGGACCATCACCGGAGCGGGCAGCCGGCTTCTGAGCGAGCGCATCGCCAGCCCGCTTACCGATCCGGACGCCATTTCCGAACGCCACGACGCGGTTGCGGCCTTCCTGGACGACGATGCGCTGCGGGCCGAGGTGCGGGGCCTTCTCGCCGGCCTGCCGGACATGCCGCGGGCCCTGTCCCGGCTGGCGCTGGATCGCGGCGGTCCGCGGGATCTGGGCGCGCTGCGCGAGGGGCTCGGCACGGCTTGTATGCTGGCGGAGCGCCTGAAGCGCGCCGACGCGCCCCTGCCGGCGGAACTGGCGACGGTGGCGGCTGCGCTGTCGGATCTGCCGGAGGACGTGGCCGACGAGTTGGAGCGGGTCCTGGAGGACGAGCTGCCGGTCACCGGGCGCGACGGCGGATTCGTCCGGCCGGGCGTCGAGCCGGATCTCGACGAGGCCCGCACGCTCCGCGACGAGAGCCGCCGCGTGATCGCCTCGCTCCAGGCGACCTACGCCGAAGAGACCGGCATCAAGTCGCTCAAGATCAAGCACAACGCCGTGCTGGGCTGGTTCGTCGAGGTGACGGCGCTTCACGCCGAGAAACTCATGGCCGAAGTCCAGACCGGCGAGTCCCGCTTCCGCCACCGCCAGACAATGGCCGGCGCGATGCGCTTCACCACGGTCGAGCTTGCCGAACTGGAGGCCAAGATCGCGAGCGCCGCCGATCGTGCCCTGGCTCTGGAAACGGCGATGTTCCGTCGGCTGCGCGACCGGGTGGTCGAAGCCGGTCCCGCGATCAAGCAGGCGGCGGCAGGGCTTGCCCGGCTCGACGTCGCCGCCGCCTTCGCCGAACTCGCCGCCGACCAGCGCTACGCACGGCCCCATGTGGATCGCTCGCTCACCTTTTCGATCGAGGGCGGCCGCCATCCGGTCGTGGAGCAGGCGCTTGCCGCCGCCGCCTCCGATCCGTTCGTGGCGAACGACTGCGATCTCGGGCCGCCGGAGGGCAGCGATGCCGGCCGGATCGTGCTCGTCACCGGTCCGAACATGGGCGGCAAGTCGACCTTCCTGCGCCAGAACGCGCTGATCGCGATCCTCGCCCAGGCCGGCGCCTACGTCCCGGCGGTGAGGGCCGAGATCGGCGTCGTCGACCGGCTGTTCAGCCGGGTGGGCGCGGCCGACGATCTCGCCCGGGGCCGCTCCACCTTCATGGTGGAGATGGTGGAGACCGCCGCGATCCTGAACCAGGCCGGGCCGCGGGCGCTGGTCATCCTCGACGAGATCGGGCGCGGCACCGCCACCTATGACGGGCTCTCCATCGCCTGGGCGGCCATCGAGCACCTGCACGAGGTCAACCGGTCGCGCTCCCTGTTCGCGACCCACTATCACGAGCTGACCGCGCTCGCCGACCGGCTCGACCGCTGCTTCAACGTCACCATGCGGGTGAAGGAGTGGAAGGGCGACGTCGTCTTCCTGCACGAGGTGGTCGCAGGCGCAGCGGACCGGTCCTACGGCATCCAGGTCGCCAAGCTCGCCGGGTTGCCGAAGGCGGTGGTGGGCCGGGCGCGCGACGTGCTGGCCCAGCTGGAGGCCAGCGACCGCAAGTCGGAGCGGGCCGAGCTGGTCGACGACCTGCCGCTGTTCTCCGCGACCCTCGCCCGCCACGATCCGGCGCCGGCTCACGACCTGCTGCGCGAGACGCTGGCCGGACTGCATCCCGACGACATGAGCCCGCGCGAGGCGCTCGACGCGCTCTACCGGCTGAAGGCAGCGGCTAACAACAAAGACAAGGAGAAGTGA